The region ATCTTTTTATTTTTACTTTTATCCTTTCTAATTTTTCTTATTTTCTTTTTATTTGAATCTTTTTTAATTTTAAGATAAATAAGCCACAGTAGAAATAGAATTGATGCAAATCCGACCATTGCTGCTTTTAAATTAACCATCTAATCATTTTTTATTCTATGAATGGGCAATATAAAACTTTTATTATTAATTGAATCAAAATCATGAGTTACTGAGATCTTAGCTTCAGGTAAATATTATTCTTGAGGAAAGTTAATTGTTTCTATGATTTTGAGTACAGTTGGGTTATTTATTGCTTCTACATCCATTACACGTAATTTATACAATATTGGTACTCCTTCATAATATTTAGTAAAATAATAGTTAATAAAACCATTCCCCTCATAAATATCATATTCTGTTTTTGAATTATTTTCTACATAATGACCTACATAAAATTCAGGAGATGCAGAGTTATATGGGGGTTTTTTGAAGTCCTTGGCAGACTTGGGGACGCTTACTTCAATTATAATTTCATGGGGAATGTCAGAATGATTTAAACTATTCTTATGTAAATTTTCATGTTTTTTGTAATTAGTTTTTAGAGCAATATACCGGTTATTAGGATCAGCTTCAATTTCATATTCTGTTTCTTCAGATGATATTTCTAAAGCTGAATTGTATTGAAAACTAAGGCCTTTTTTATTGTATATGTTTACATTATTAGAATTAAAAGTATATACAACGAGAAGAATGCCCATGCCTATGAGAAATATTAAGAAAA is a window of Methanobacterium sp. DNA encoding:
- a CDS encoding zinc ribbon domain-containing protein, coding for MDSSCPKCGKENIKDAKFCKECGYSLNQTQDVKNKKYGIIIILFLIFLIGMGILLVVYTFNSNNVNIYNKKGLSFQYNSALEISSEETEYEIEADPNNRYIALKTNYKKHENLHKNSLNHSDIPHEIIIEVSVPKSAKDFKKPPYNSASPEFYVGHYVENNSKTEYDIYEGNGFINYYFTKYYEGVPILYKLRVMDVEAINNPTVLKIIETINFPQE